Within Cyanobium sp. AMD-g, the genomic segment GTTCTCCTCCCTGGTGCTGATGGTGACGTTCACCACGGTGGCGGGTCTGGTGCTGCTGGAGCGGCGATTGCAGCGCAGCGAGCCTGTCCTGGAACGGGCGCAACGCTGACGAACACCACCACAGGGTGTGACTAATGTTCGGGCGATTCGTGAATCGCCACGTTGAACACCGCCACGACCGCGAGCCCCTGGCACGCCCTGGCCCCTGAAGAGTGCCTCAAGGGCCTGGAGGCCAGCGCCGACGGCCTGAGCACGGCCCAATGTGCCGAGCGGCTGGCCAGGGTGGGGCTGAACCGGTTGGAGCTCAAGGCCGGCCGCAGCAACCTGCGCATCCTCTGGGATCAGTTCAGCAACGTGATGCTGATCATGCTGCTGGCCGTGGCGGCGGTGTCGGCCGGTGTGGCCTATGCGGCCCAGCGCTTCCCCAAGGATGCGATCGCGATTGTGCTGATCGTGGGCCTCAACGCCCTGCTCGGTTATCTCCAGGAAAGCCGCGCCCAGCAGGCGCTGCAGGCCCTGCGCGACATGGCCCAGCCCCTGGTGACCGTGCGGCGTGACGGCATCTGGGAGCGGCTGCCCAGCGAGCAGCTGGTGCCCGGGGACTTGATCCGGGTGGAAGCCGGCGACCGGGTGCCCGCCGATGCCCGCCTGCTGGAGGTGGCTGAACTGGGCCTGCGGGAGGCGGCCCTCACCGGCGAGGCCGAAGCGGTGAACAAGCTGGCCGTGCTGGTGCTCGATCCCTCCACCCCGGTCCTGGAGCGCCAGAACTGTCTGTTCCAGGGCACCGAAGTGGTGCGCGGCCGCGGGCTGGCGGTGGTCAGCGCCACCGGCATGGACACCGAACTCGGAAAGATCGCCCAGATGATCAACACGGCGGGTGGCGAGACCACGCCGCTGCAGGAGCGGCTCGATGGGCTGGCCAACGTGCTGGTGGTCTCCGCCCTGGCCCTGGTGGCCGTGGTGGTGCTGCTGGGCTGGCTGCTGGGCCAGCGCCTGCTGGATCTGCTGGAGGTGGCCCTGTCGATGGCGGTGGCGATCGTGCCGGAAGGGCTGCCGGCGGTGATCACCGTGACCCTGGCGATCGGCACCCAGCGGATGGTGCAGCGCGCCGCCCTGATCCGCCGCCTGCCGGCGGTGGAAGCCCTGGGGTCGGTCACGGTGATCTGCACCGACAAGACCGGCACCCTCACCCTCAACCGCCAGGTGGTGCAGGAGCTGCGCAGCGGCACCACGGCGCTGGCGGTCAGCGGCAACGGCTACGACCCCCACGGGGACTTCCGGGCCACCGACCTGGCCCCGCCCGCTGGAGCCGAGGGCGGTCTGGCCCCAGGCGGCCGGAACCTGCTGCTCCAGGCCGGCGTGCTGTGCAGCGACGCCGAACTCAAGCAGGAACCCGACGGTCGCTGGGAGATCCTCGGCGATCCCACCGAGGGGGCCCTGGTGGTGGCGGCGGCAAAGGCTGACCTGGATGGCTTCGCCCTGCGCAGCCATTACAAGCGCGACGCCGAGATCCCCTTCAGCTCCGAGCGCCAGCTGATGGCTGTCTGGGTGCTGGACCCCGACGGCAGCCTGCAGGCCCCCCTGGGGGACACGGCGGCCGGCTCCACCACCTTGATGATCAGCAAGGGAGCTCCCGAGGTGATCCTCGGCACCTGTGATCGCTGGCTCGACGCCTCCGGCGTGGCCACCCTCACCGATGACCAGCGCCAGTGGTGGCTGGACCAGGCCAGGGATCTGGCCGCTTCCGGTCTGCGGGTGCTCGCCTTCGCCTGCGCCCCCCACCACCCCAGCCCCGAACACGAACTGGAGCACCAGGTGCTGCTGGGTCTGATGGCCCAGCTGGATCCGGCCCGCCCCGAGGTGGCCCTGGCCGTGGCCCGCTGCCGGGAAGCTGGCATCCGCCCGGTGATGATCACCGGCGACCATCCCCTCACCGCCCGGGCCATCGGTGTCAACATCGGCCTGGTGGACCCCGGCGCCGAAGTGGTGCTCGGCCGGCAGCTGGAGGAGGCTGATGCCGAGGGCCTGGCCGCGATCGTCGCCCGCTGCAACGTTTTCGCCCGGGTGCCGCCCGAACAGAAGCTGCGCATCGTCAAGGCCTTCCAGGGCCTCGGCCAGGTGGTGGCCATGACCGGTGATGGTGTCAATGACGCTCCGGCCCTCAAGCAGGCCCACATCGGCGTGGCCATGGGCATCACCGGCACCGAGGTCAGCAAGGAGGCCTCCGACATGGTGCTGCTCGACGACAACTTCGCCACGATCGTCAACGCCGTGGAGCAGGGCCGGCTGGTCTACGCCAACATCCGCCGCTTCATCAAATACATCCTCGGCAGCAACGTCGGCGAGCTGATCACGATCGCCTCGGCACCGCTGCTGGGGCTGGTGGGCGTGCCGATGACCCCCATCCAGATCCTCTGGATGAACCTGGTCACCGACGGCGTGCCCGCCCTGGCCCTGGCCCTGGAGCCCGGGGAGGCCGGCCTGATGCAACGCCCCCCCGCCGAGCCCGGTGAATCGATCTTCGCCAGAGGGATCGGCAGCTACATCCTGCGCATTGGCGTGGTGTTCGCCGCCATCACCATCACGATGATGGTGCTGGCCTCCCGCGCTGGTGCCCCCTGGAAGACGATGGTCTTCACGATGCTGTGCCTGGCCCAGATGGGTCATGCCCTGGCCGCCCGCAGCGACCGTCCGCTGGTGCAGGTGAATCCCTTCACCAACCCCTGGCTGCTCGGGGCGGTGGTCTTCACCACTCTGCTGCAGTTGTCCCTGCTCTACGTCCCTGCGCTAGCCAAATTCTTTGGCACCGTGCCCCTCTCGGCCCGTGATCTGGCCATCTGCGTGGGCTTCAGTCTGGTGTTCTTCCTTTACCTGGAACTGGAAAAAGTTTGGCGGCTGTGGCGCCGCCGTCGCAGTGCCAACGCCTGAAGCCTGTGCCGCCCTGCCCAGGGGGGGGGGCGCCTCAGAAGACGGCTGACAGATAACGACAGCTTGCAGATCCCATAGGACTTTCCTTTTCGGAAAGGTCTCCGCCAGGCGCCCGGGATCTTAGTGTTCGCCACCACGTGGGCCATCTCAGGGCCCGATTGTTCTCCCGCCATGACCCTGCTCTTCGCCCAGACGGCCTGGCTGGTTCCGCTGTATCCGCTGCTGGCGTCCCTGCTGTCGCTTCTGTGGTCTCCGGGGCTGATCTCGCGCACGGGTCCACGCCCCTGCGGCTATCTCAACCTCTCCCTGGTGAGCGTGGCGTTCGTCCATAGCGCCGCCGCCCTGATGGCCCTCCATTCCAATTCCGCCGCCGGTGCCGCTGCCCTCTACAAGCCCCTCACCTTCGGCTGGACCTGGCTGGAGACCGCCGGGCTGAAGGTGGGCTTCGACGGCCTGATCACCGAGCCGGCCCTGATCGCCATGACGGTGATCACCGGCCTGCATGTGCTGGTGCAGATCTATTCCATCGGCTATCTGGAGATGGACTGGGGCTGGCCTCGCTTCTTCGGTTCCCTGAGCTTCTTCGAGGCTGGTCTGTGCGCCCTGGTGCTCACGGATTCGCTGTTCTTCAGCTATGTGATCCTCGAACTGCTCACCCTCGGCACCTACCTGATCGTGGGCACCTGGTACAACCAGCCCCTGGTGGTGAAGGGCGCCAGGGATGCCTTCCTCACCAAGCGGATCGGCGACCTGATCCTGCTGGCGGGCCTGATCGCCCTGCTGCCGATCACCGGCACCTGGAACTTCCACGGGCTGCAGGCCTGGGCCGCCGATCAGGTCAACAACGGCAACCCCCTTCCCCAGGTTCTGCCGTTGATCCTGCTGGCCCTGATCGCCGGGCCGATGGGCAAGTGCGCCCAGATCCCCCTGCACCTGTGGCTCGATGAGGCCATGGAGAGCCCCTTGCCCTCCACCGTGCTCCGTAATTCGGTGGTGGTGGTGGGCGGCGCCTGGGTGCTGCTGCGGCTCGAGCCCCTGATCGAAGTGAGCCCCCTGGTGCAGACCGTGCTCGTGATCGTGGGCGGAACCACTGCGCTTGTGGCCTCCCTGATCGCCCTTGCCCAGATCGATGTGAAGCGCGCCCTCTCCTTCCTGGTGAGCAGCTGGCTCGGCCTGCTGTTCGTGGCGGTGGGTCTGGGCGGCATCAGCGTGGCCGATCACCTGATGCTGGTGTATCCCCTGCCGATGGCGCTGATGTTGATGGTGATCGGCGCCATCGTGATCACCAACGTCACCCAGGACCTCACCCAGCTCGGGGGCCTGTGGAGCAAGCGTCCGCTGATGGGCCTGGCCTTCCTCACAGGCGCCGCCGGCCTGATGGCCTTGCCGCCTTTCGGTGGCTTCGCCGCCCTGCGCGAGCTCATGGAGCTCACGGCCGAGAGCTCCCATCCGGTGCTGCTCGGTTGCCTGGTGCTGTTGACCAATGCCCTGATCAGCGCCGGCCTGATCCGGGTCTTCGGTCTGATCTGGGGCGGGCGTCCGTCGGTGTTCACCACCCGCTCCGCGGAGGTGCTGTGGCTGATGGCCCTGCCCACCTTCGTGCTCATGGGTCTGGTGCTGCACCTGCCGCAGCTGATGGTGATCAACGGCGTCTTCGCCCTGTCCCCCCTTCCGGGCTGGGGTCCGCTGGCGGTGCCCCTGCTGATCTCCACCCTCGTGGGTGGCGGACTCTCGGCGGCGTTCTACCTGCGGCCCCACCCCCTGGCCCATCTGCCCGCCGCCCTCGGCGGCCTGCAGGACTGGCTGGCCCACGACATGCAGACCGAGCGCTTCTACCACCGCACCGTGGTGTGGCTGGTGGTGGCCCTGGCACGGCTCAGCGCCTGGTCGGATGACCGGCTGATCGATGGCTTCAGTGGTGCCTCCGGCAGTGCCGCCCTCGAGGGTGCTCGCCGCCTCAGCTTCACCACCTCCGGCCGCACCCAGGCCTATGCCCTCACCCTCCTTCTCGGGGTGCTGCTGATGGCCGCCTGGCTGCTGGCCTCCGCCCCTTCCGTTTCGTCCGAACTCGTTCGCCCGTTCCGCTGATGGGATCGTCCTCGCTCCTGCTTCTCCTGGCCGCACCCCTGGCCGGCACCCTGCTGCTGCCCCTGCTGCCGGCAACCGTCCCTTCCGTTCGGGTCCGCGGCATCGCGGCCCTGTTCGGCGCCCTTCAGCTGCTGGTGGGCCTGCTCTGTTGGCAGCACCCCCCCGCCGACCTGCAGCTGTCCTGGCTGCCGAAACTCGGGCTCAGGCTCGATCTCGGTCTGGATGGCCTCTCGCTGCCGCTGGTGCTGCTCACCGCGCTGATCACGTCTCTTTCGATCCTCTCGGCAGCGGCTGACCAGTCCCGGCCGCGGCTGTTCTTCTCCCTGATGTTGGCCACCAACCTGGGTGTCGTCACGGGTTTGCTGGCCCGCAACGCCCTGCTGTTCCTCCTGGCCTTCGAGCTGGTGCTGATCCCGATCACCCTGCTGGTGGCGGTCTGGGGGGGCGAGAAACGGGCCGGTGCCGCGGTGCGTTTCCTGCTCTACAGCGCCGTCTCCGGCCTGGCCCTGCTGGCGGCCGTGCTGGCCTTCGCCTGGTTCAATCCCGCCGGTCCGCTTTTCGCTTTCGAGGATCTTCGCCAGGCCCAGTTCTCCCCCACGGCCCAACGCTGGATCCTGGCCCTGCTGCTGCTCTCCTTCGGCCTGAAGCTTCCCGTCTTTCCCCTGCACGGCTGGCAGCCCTTCACCTACGGCCAGGCCCCCACCCCGGTGGTGATGCTGCTGGCGGGTTCCGTCTCCAAGCTGGGCGCCTACGGCCTGCTGCGCTTCGGCGTGGGCTTCCTTCCGGACACCTGGGCCGCCTGGTCGCCCTGGATCGCCGCCGCCGGCGCCATCAGCGCTGTGTACGGGGCGCTCAACGCCATCGCCCAGAGCGACATCCGCCGCCTGATGGCTTACAGCTCCCTCGGCCACATGGGCCTGCTGGTGCTTGGGCTCTCGGCCGCCACCCCCCTCAGCCTGCAGGGGGCGGTGGCCCAGATGCTCGCCCACGGCATCATCGTGGCCCTGCTGTTCGCCTGCGTGGGGCTGATCGAACGCAAGACCGGCACCACCGCCATCCCCGAGCTCTCCGGTCTGATGAATCCGCTGCGCGGACTGCCCTTCACCATGGGCATGCTGCTGCTGGCCATGATGGCGGCCGCCGGCA encodes:
- a CDS encoding cation-transporting P-type ATPase, with amino-acid sequence MNTATTASPWHALAPEECLKGLEASADGLSTAQCAERLARVGLNRLELKAGRSNLRILWDQFSNVMLIMLLAVAAVSAGVAYAAQRFPKDAIAIVLIVGLNALLGYLQESRAQQALQALRDMAQPLVTVRRDGIWERLPSEQLVPGDLIRVEAGDRVPADARLLEVAELGLREAALTGEAEAVNKLAVLVLDPSTPVLERQNCLFQGTEVVRGRGLAVVSATGMDTELGKIAQMINTAGGETTPLQERLDGLANVLVVSALALVAVVVLLGWLLGQRLLDLLEVALSMAVAIVPEGLPAVITVTLAIGTQRMVQRAALIRRLPAVEALGSVTVICTDKTGTLTLNRQVVQELRSGTTALAVSGNGYDPHGDFRATDLAPPAGAEGGLAPGGRNLLLQAGVLCSDAELKQEPDGRWEILGDPTEGALVVAAAKADLDGFALRSHYKRDAEIPFSSERQLMAVWVLDPDGSLQAPLGDTAAGSTTLMISKGAPEVILGTCDRWLDASGVATLTDDQRQWWLDQARDLAASGLRVLAFACAPHHPSPEHELEHQVLLGLMAQLDPARPEVALAVARCREAGIRPVMITGDHPLTARAIGVNIGLVDPGAEVVLGRQLEEADAEGLAAIVARCNVFARVPPEQKLRIVKAFQGLGQVVAMTGDGVNDAPALKQAHIGVAMGITGTEVSKEASDMVLLDDNFATIVNAVEQGRLVYANIRRFIKYILGSNVGELITIASAPLLGLVGVPMTPIQILWMNLVTDGVPALALALEPGEAGLMQRPPAEPGESIFARGIGSYILRIGVVFAAITITMMVLASRAGAPWKTMVFTMLCLAQMGHALAARSDRPLVQVNPFTNPWLLGAVVFTTLLQLSLLYVPALAKFFGTVPLSARDLAICVGFSLVFFLYLELEKVWRLWRRRRSANA
- a CDS encoding NAD(P)H-quinone oxidoreductase subunit F, which gives rise to MTLLFAQTAWLVPLYPLLASLLSLLWSPGLISRTGPRPCGYLNLSLVSVAFVHSAAALMALHSNSAAGAAALYKPLTFGWTWLETAGLKVGFDGLITEPALIAMTVITGLHVLVQIYSIGYLEMDWGWPRFFGSLSFFEAGLCALVLTDSLFFSYVILELLTLGTYLIVGTWYNQPLVVKGARDAFLTKRIGDLILLAGLIALLPITGTWNFHGLQAWAADQVNNGNPLPQVLPLILLALIAGPMGKCAQIPLHLWLDEAMESPLPSTVLRNSVVVVGGAWVLLRLEPLIEVSPLVQTVLVIVGGTTALVASLIALAQIDVKRALSFLVSSWLGLLFVAVGLGGISVADHLMLVYPLPMALMLMVIGAIVITNVTQDLTQLGGLWSKRPLMGLAFLTGAAGLMALPPFGGFAALRELMELTAESSHPVLLGCLVLLTNALISAGLIRVFGLIWGGRPSVFTTRSAEVLWLMALPTFVLMGLVLHLPQLMVINGVFALSPLPGWGPLAVPLLISTLVGGGLSAAFYLRPHPLAHLPAALGGLQDWLAHDMQTERFYHRTVVWLVVALARLSAWSDDRLIDGFSGASGSAALEGARRLSFTTSGRTQAYALTLLLGVLLMAAWLLASAPSVSSELVRPFR
- a CDS encoding NADH-quinone oxidoreductase subunit M gives rise to the protein MGSSSLLLLLAAPLAGTLLLPLLPATVPSVRVRGIAALFGALQLLVGLLCWQHPPADLQLSWLPKLGLRLDLGLDGLSLPLVLLTALITSLSILSAAADQSRPRLFFSLMLATNLGVVTGLLARNALLFLLAFELVLIPITLLVAVWGGEKRAGAAVRFLLYSAVSGLALLAAVLAFAWFNPAGPLFAFEDLRQAQFSPTAQRWILALLLLSFGLKLPVFPLHGWQPFTYGQAPTPVVMLLAGSVSKLGAYGLLRFGVGFLPDTWAAWSPWIAAAGAISAVYGALNAIAQSDIRRLMAYSSLGHMGLLVLGLSAATPLSLQGAVAQMLAHGIIVALLFACVGLIERKTGTTAIPELSGLMNPLRGLPFTMGMLLLAMMAAAGIPGLAGFPAELLVFEGSWTTFPRATLVSLIASGFTAVYAIRLFNRVGFGRLDNERADWSSTCWSERAPAMALTVLVIAAGLWPTALTGWSETESTGLALRTQPFLSRDAAQPLTLAAAASPLVAVTLPSASELRTS